One genomic segment of Gossypium arboreum isolate Shixiya-1 chromosome 3, ASM2569848v2, whole genome shotgun sequence includes these proteins:
- the LOC108462561 gene encoding wall-associated receptor kinase-like 8 has protein sequence MGIIMVFYFILQLPCPIRSASPFEAGETGCEETCGAVAIPYPFGIKTGCYYNSWFRVTCNKTVNGTKPFITRINMELLHSRWSFEDNVVTVNNPVTYLNCDDKGNNGTTTASSVNLQGSPFFFSSEHNSFGSVGCGYLAMIFRNNQTDPIALCLQRGCEEAVSSKLAGCLATVPENLASYTTALRSMAEIISPEEKEFSKGCTSAFMFGHSTELSEISIDMTHVPETLEWNPVSCDLEASLCSTLGRHHVFPYKTSCNERCGNVDIPFPFGIKAGCYKSKWFRVTCNKTADGDKPFVSSINMQLLSVSFYEGTVLVNNSVTYSNCPGKDRENNEGSVNLTGTPFFFSHIFDSFMSIGCGDLATFLHSPTNDHRIGGCKLPPCENNMTSIFRCAVNIPSGLSSFVANITQIYPNNGSKRSCTSAFIVDTRFLGFPESNSDHNDTTTNRSWTHVPTTLQWGKTKRGLCELGEKAGTLCSPDGRYCWTSLSQMHLCVCTSDYYDDHYDYLSTDVCQEKGECVDTKYKNCFMLCLNADGNNCSSCPDGYKYSKLEHMCRHVSDSSEFRTKKSKRSQNLPVIIGCSTSIGTIVVLIGTWHMHKLIERRNNIKLKQKYFKRNGGLLLQQQLSNNKGNVEKIKLFASKELEKATDYYNENRILGRGGQGTVFKGMLTDGSIVAIKKSKMTEDKKLDENELKQFINEVMILSQINHRNVVKLLGCCLETKVPLLVYEFVLNGTLSQLLHVPNEEFPLTWEMRSRIAIEIANALSYLHSAASVPIYHRDIKSSNILLDDKYRAKVSDFGTSRSVALEQTHVTTRVQGTFGYLDPEYFRSSQFTEKSDVYSFGVVLVELISGQKPISSCQSEEVVRSLANFFLHKMKENSLLNIVDPLVMNDNAVEEIVAVAKLAKRCLNLNGKRRPTMKQVALELERIRSSEEANFIQQIADEDSDMDEMIEALIASFSTSGSFLKDSANLSIDA, from the exons ATGGGCATTATCATGGTGTTTTATTTCATCCTGCAGCTACCATGTCCCATACGATCAGCATCACCGTTCGAAGCAGGTGAGACTGGTTGTGAAGAAACATGTGGGGCTGTTGCTATTCCTTACCCATTTGGAATCAAAACCGGATGCTATTACAATTCATGGTTTAGAGTAACTTGCAACAAAACTGTTAATGGGACAAAGCCTTTCATCACTCGCATCAATATGGAGCTCCTTCATTCACGTTGGTCATTCGAAGATAACGTAGTCACCGTCAACAATCCAGTGACTTATCTAAATTGCGATGATAAAGGAAACAATGGCACTACTACTGCTTCAAGTGTCAACCTACAAGGCAGTCCATTTTTCTTCTCAAGTGAACACAATTCATTCGGATCAGTAGGTTGCGGTTATTTGGCCATGATTTTTCGCAACAATCAAACTGATCCCATCGCTTTATGCCTACAACGAGGATGTGAGGAAGCAGTTTCTTCTAAATTAGCTGGCTGCCTTGCTACGGTTCCTGAAAACCTCGCTTCCTATACAACAGCCTTGAGGTCAATGGCAGAGATCATAAGTCCCGAGGAAAAAGAATTCAGCAAGGGATGCACATCTGCTTTCATGTTTGGTCACTCTACTGAGTTATCAGAAATAAGCATTGATATGACGCATGTTCCGGAAACGCTGGAGTGGAATCCGGTCAGTTGCGATTTGGAAG CCTCACTATGCTCAACACTAGGACGACATCATGTATTTCCTTACAAAACAAGCTGTAATGAAAGATGTGGGAATGTTGATATTCCATTTCCATTTGGAATTAAAGCGGGCTGTTACAAGAGTAAATGGTTCAGAGTAACTTGCAACAAAACTGCTGATGGTGACAAGCCTTTCGTAAGTAGCATAAATATGCAACTTCTCAGTGTTTCTTTTTACGAAGGCACAGTTCTCGTCAACAATTCAGTAACTTATTCCAACTGCCCTGGCAAAGATCGAGAAAATAATGAGGGTAGTGTTAACCTAACAGGCACCCCATTTTTCTTCTCACATATCTTCGACAGCTTCATGTCTATAGGTTGCGGCGATTTGGCTACTTTTCTTCATAGTCCGACTAATGATCATCGTATTGGTGGCTGCAAGCTACCTCCTTGTGAGAATAATATGACTTCCATTTTTAGATGCGCTGTCAATATTCCGTCGGGTCTTAGTTCTTTTGTCGCAAATATCACACAGATTTATCCTAATAATGGCAGCAAGAGATCATGCACTTCTGCTTTCATTGTTGACACACGTTTTCTTGGTTTCCCCGAGTCAAATTCTGACCACAATGACACAACAACCAATCGTAGTTGGACGCATGTTCCCACAACACTGCAATGGGGTAAAACAAAACGTGGGCTCTGTGAGTTGGGAGAAAAGGCTGGCACCCTTTGTAGCCCCGATGGTCGATATTGTTGGACAAGCTTGAGCCAAATGCATCTATGTGTTTGTACCTCGGATTACTATGATGATCACTATGATTATCTTTCCACTGATGTATGCCAAG AGAAAGGTGAATGTGTGGATACGAAATATAAAAATTGTTTTATGCTTTGTTTGAATGCTGATGGCAACAATTGTTCGTCATGTCCTGATGGATACAAATACTCGAAATTGGAACATATGTGCAGGCATGTTTCGGATTCATCTGAGTTTCGAACAAAAAAGTCtaaaagatctcaaaatttgcCAGTCATTATAG GTTGCAGCACTAGTATTGGGACAATAGTTGTGCTAATTGGTACATGGCATATGCACAAACTAATAGAGAGAAGAAACAACATCAAGTTGAAGCAGAAATACTTTAAAAGAAATGGAGGCTTACTTCTGCAACAACAATTGTCCAATAATAAAGGTAATGTTGAGAAAATAAAGTTGTTTGCTTCAAAGGAACTGGAAAAGGCAACAGATTATTATAACGAGAATCGAATCCTTGGTAGAGGCGGCCAAGGAACTGTGTTTAAAGGGATGTTAACGGATGGAAGCATTGTAGCAATTAAGAAGTCAAAAATGACAGAGGACAAGAAACTAGATGAAAATGAGCTTAAACAGTTCATTAATGAGGTGATGATTTTATCACAAATTAACCATAGAAATGTGGTAAAGCTTTTAGGATGTTGCCTAGAGACAAAAGTGCCATTGCTGGTTTATGAGTTCGTCCTCAATGGAACACTCTCTCAACTCCTACATGTGCCAAACGAAGAGTTCCCACTGACATGGGAAATGCGTTCACGAATTGCAATTGAAATTGCTAACGCATTATCTTATTTGCATTCAGCTGCTTCTGTTCCTATTTATCATCGAGACATCAAATCTAGCAACATACTTTTAGATGATAAATATAGAGCAAAAGTGTCTGATTTTGGAACTTCAAGATCTGTTGCACTTGAGCAAACTCATGTAACCACTCGAGTTCAAGGAACTTTCGGATACTTGGATCCTGAATATTTTCGATCAAGTCAATTTACAGAAAAGAGTGATGTTTATAGTTTTGGAGTTGTTCTTGTTGAACTTATATCAGGACAAAAACCCATCTCTTCATGTCAATCAGAGGAAGTGGTGAGAAGCTTGGCAAACTTTTTTCTACACAAAATGAAGGAGAATTCCTTACTCAACATTGTTGATCCTCTGGTAATGAATGATAATGCAGTAGAAGAAATTGTAGCAGTTGCTAAGCTAGCAAAAAGATGCTTGAATCTGAATGGAAAGAGAAGACCTACAATGAAACAAGTTGCATTGGAGCTAGAGCGGATTAGATCTTCAGAAGAAGCTAATTTCATTCAACAAATTGCAGATGAAGATTCTGACATGGATGAAATGATTGAAGCTTTGATTGCTTCCTTTTCAACGTCTGGTTCATTTCTAAAAGATAGTGCAAATTTGTCAATAGATGCATAG